Part of the Scomber japonicus isolate fScoJap1 chromosome 2, fScoJap1.pri, whole genome shotgun sequence genome, GGCAGGACACCAAAGCATCAAAGCATCCCAGCTGAAGAACGCAGAGAGACGAGAAACTGTGGATCTGATGGTGAAGACCTACCAACttcctggagctgtggaggtgaCCAAGAAGCTTTTAAAGACGATCAACAGGAATGATCTGCTGCAGAGTTTATCAGACATCAGCTCAGGACCAGAAGGTCAGTCACAGGAAGAGTGGAAAAGTCTTCACTTCCACTCTGATACAGTCATTCTCagtttaaatcagttttattgaCACGAACGCtgtaatattattgtcattcatgaacaacatattataatattttattttattaattattaattaccGATATCTCTCTCAGTGAATTTCAGTGATGATTTGGGCGCTTCAAAGAACAGAGGACCTTCCTCCCGTcagactcctcctcctcttcctcctcctcgtcctctacTTGAAGTTCATGAAGGTAAATCTGCTCAAAgttgcacatgctcagtagtgtctgccttacacagaactactctctgaaaacatgatcactgttattagtctttggagccatttctaaacaaatcAACATGACCAAGCTCcagtgttttaataaaaagtctGGATCATACTTACAGACCAACTTATTATTCTCTTCTTTCTACCACTTGCTGTCTTTTTGTGGGAAAACAGAGGAAATCAGCTGCAGGGCTCTCTTTCAGTTAGGTACAATGTATATTaattacattgacttacattctcagagcaacaagctgccaaaccaaGAGTCTGTgctggaaccaaactgaaggcctGTCTGGTGTTTCTGGGGATTTTGGTGTTTCTGGTGATTCTGGTGTGTCGTGTCTTCATCCCCTGTGAGGCTCAATTCAAttcattaatatatacatatataactaAAGGAGATGGCAGTGAGTAGAATATGGTCATTTGAAGTGAATGTCTACCTgttgtgacaggaagtgacatatTTAGCAGTTTCATCTCAagtttttggaaatgattgctctCTAATATTTCTGTAGTGTTGGCATCCAAAGACGGGACTGTGATCAGCGTCCACCATCCATCACCATATAATGAGACAACAactgtggctcagctggaggagacgctcAGCACAAAGATGAAGAAGCTGAttgaggctgagctgaagagggtcAAGCATTATGCAGTGaatgtgactcttgatcctgatacagcacatcctaatctcatcctgtctgctgatgggaaacaagtaAATTATGGTGATGTGAAGAAGAATCTCCCAGACAACCCAAAGAGATTTACACGTTATTTAATTGTCttaggaaagcagagtttgtcttcaggcagattttactttgaggttcaggttaaagagaagactAAATGGGATTTAGGAGTGGCTAGAGAGTCGATCAACAGGAAGGGAAACACCACACTGAGCCCTcaggatggtttctggactatatggttgagaaatggaaatgagtacaAAGCTCTTGCTGGCCCTtcagtctgtctctcactgaagtctcagcctcagaaggtgggggtgtttgtggattatgaggagggtctggtctccttttatgacgtagatgctgcagctcttatctactcctttactggctgctccttcactgagaaactctacccataCTTCAGTCCCTCTAATAATGATGGTGGTAAAAACTCCgcccctctgatcatctgtcctgtcaatcaaactgccTGATCTAGTTTCTATGATCAGCAACTTATTAAGCAGCACCAACAATTAATTTACTTCATGTGTTAATGACTGTTTTACATCCTCTGTGTAAATATGCACAGTAGTCTATACTAGCAGTCAGTGGATTAGAGACCCAACTTGTCTTTTTACTGATTCAGTATCCTcccattattcattcattaatctcTTCATAGTTGATGGATCCATCATGAGAAACATTTGAAGAGAAACTTTGTTCAAACCAACAGAGCTTTAAAATCTAGTGAACATCTCAAAGTTTGTAAAGATACCAAGTCTGTATCAAGACTGAATGTTAGGGAAATATATCTACAGTGATGttcaatatatttatatctatcgTTTTTCATTAGATGTATTGATGCAGCCATAAAATTCAATATAGTGAGCTTGAATATTTTATCATGTGACTTTTAGCTTCAAGGTTTTAaattaacagaaaaataatattcagTTACAGCCTGATTTCATATTACTCTTTTTTCATttgctgaatattttaaatttattgAATATTTGTAAAAATCCTTTGACTGCTGTTGCTTATTCAAAAATATGATAAGTGTATTAAATTAGAATTGATcaacttgtttttaaatcttcattGATTATATTCTTTCactgtttctactgttttaTCTTTACatatctttgattttttttaccttcataGTTTCATGTAAAGAACTTTGGATGGCTGATCTGTGTTTGAATAATTACCaaataaaattgtttaaaaagccTCATAACAAGTTcatgatatattattttaaacatgtgactTAGTCCATCATTTAGTCCTCAAATTTCTTcctaaaagacagaaaatgtggatGTATGTCAGAGACTAAAACAGATGCTgtaaagtgaataaaaagacattttgtggTGAATGAAACTACTCTGCTATACAGTATCACTGCAGTTAAATCCtgtgcagaagaagaaactgtgtgtggaagtgttttattttgctatCAGAGTCTTCCTCTCAAAGTCACTGAGGTTTGTACAAGTTGTCTGTGTTTCCCTCCtgtgtccagcagagggcagcataacagcacacatcagagagaggacAGTTTGATAAAGGCAGGGACAGACTGAATATAAATTACCGAAGCTCAAACAAACCCAGCAACTCAAAACAGGAGAGACTAGACTGAATGCTCAGAGCTCTATTTATAAAGGAACATTCACACCAATCCAGGTGCTGCCCATCTCTCATGATGAGCTACCTCccaaacaaccaatcagaggccaTGAGGCCGTCACAATGTGAACAATCTGAAGAATTTTCTACAATTTGAACTATTTTAGTATTATGGCAAAGCACACTACAGATGAGAGTGTTTTTCATTATGCCCAACAGTGTGTAGTCTGTTAGACAAACATCTGGTAATATGAATGAAGTGTGTGCCATTTGGTGCAATAGTTTGATTTTGATCATGCTATATGTAGTTTTGGTTGCAGTGCTTCATTTTGCAGGATATACTGTATGAGGTATTTTGCAGTTTGGATGTGTGGTTTTGTGAATTGTGTTAAGTATTTTGATAAAAACCAGCCTAGTTTGTGTTTCAGCAATTGTAAAAAACTGTATTATGTTTTCagatatctgtgcagtctgtcaactatttcactgacattgctgtcaaagtctagatcaaacacCAATAacaagagcatgacctacaaacatatctacaggtttcactggaaataacTTCCTTtcctgtttgactcatcaaagCGTTGGCAGTTAATTTCAGCTGCtcagtctatatatatatatatatatatatgatatgaatgaatgaaagaaagagaaagagagagagagagagagagagagagagagagagagagagagattacttGTTGCactactgccatctagtggaatTACATCAGTACTACATCCGCCAATACTATTAGTaccagggagagagagagagtgagagtgtgtgtgtgtgagagtgtgtgtatgtgtgtgtgtgtgtgtgtgtatgtgtgtgtgtatgtgtgagtgtgtatgtgtgagtgtgtctgtatgtgtgcgtgtgtgagtgtgtatgtgtgagtgtgtctgtgtgtgtgtgtgtgtatgtgtgagtgtgtctgtgtgtgtgagtgtgtgtgtgtgtgtgtatgtgtgagtgtgtctgtgagtctgtgagtgtgtgtgtatatgtgtgtgagtgtgagtgtgtgtaatgtatatctacttaTCACAGTGTCTGATAAAAGCCGGGTCTGAGGGcatctaaatgcccctaacAGAAACCTGATGAGCACAGGGGTCCGGcccaacgctgcttgcagctttaatgcaATATGTTTACTGATGTCAAACccagcagaggcagagagtgTGCTCTGGTTAAGAGACAGTGGAGTGGAGGCAAGCTACAGAGCCCTCACATAGAGATGCATTGCTTGCACCTCAAGCTGTTTATTTCGAGTCTCCACCTCCTTTATCCGGAGGGCTAGGCGGAGATCCTCTGTGGACATTTTACCAACAGGAGGACCAGAGGCTTTGTTACATTTCCTGCTTAAAATTGGTCATAACATCATATCCTCATACCATCACCAACAGTACATTTGTTAAATTGAGCACATAATAAATAGTGAGATGATCACACAACACTTgcatcatttaaatcattttacatGTGTTGCATAAGTGtatatgtgcacatgtgtatgtTCCCTAATTCATGGCAATACTGTGTATAAtgtatataggtgtgtgtgtctatgtgcacgCATGCATGAAGTCTTAAtgagtacgtgtgtgtgtgtgtgtgtgtgtgtgtgtgtgtgtgtgtgtgtgtgtgtgtgtgtgtgtgtgtgtgtgtgtgtgtgtgtgtttcaatctgtgtgttcatgtcacatgcatgtgtgcatgcacaaGTGCATTAAAGTCACTGAGGTTTGAACTTTGGACGGACTGGTTATTTCAGAGCGGCAGAAGACCTGATATCTGATTTTGAAAACTGTTCTGTGAGCTACAATAAACCAACAGATAAATGAAGATAACAGAAGTTCAATCAGGACAGAAATCATTTTTAGTTACAGTTATTTTATTGTCCCATTGTGATGTCATCTTATTTATAAAGGAGTATCCCCTGTTGGAGTCTAGATACTGGAGGTGGATTAGGGTTATAATTAAGACAGGGCTGAGATGAGAGGATGATTCACACTTCACACTGAAGTGACAgacaacaggaaatgaacaggctgcagtaagggttagggttagaattaaGACAGGGCTGAGATGAGAGGATGATTCACACTTCACACTGAAGTGACAgacaacaggaaatgaacaggctgcagtaagggttagggttagaattaaGACAGGGCTGAGATGAGAGGATGATTCACACTTCACACTTAAGTGACAgacaacaggaaataaacaggCTGCAGTAAGAGGTGGAGCATCactaaaaaagagaaatgtttcaaTTCCTCAAATAAAACTTAATTTGTCAGAAACACGAGGAGCTGCTGTCGACAACTCTCATCTGTCTGAAGAAACAATCTGAGTTCTTCACTTCTCTCTCAACAACTGActcaaacactggtgagtaaaACTGATAATATTTACTGTGTTCCAACAACCAGCATTAACACAAAACTTAGCAGACGGCTACGGTTACATGAGAAGGTCAGAGGTCGTCTATGAAGCCTTGTTATCTAAGTCACAGTTATTAAAAACCTTTAGTTGAGTTCAGAGCTGCTAACCATGACACAGATCACAGagcagaggcctgtactacgaagctggattttctcttatcgaggtaacttcagggttaaccctgggttttccgtcctacgacactggttcacttcttaccggggtaaatcaccatggtaacttaagCTGGatggctaacctgctccggagcaggttatgttctggatgtTCTTCAGATTATAAGAAGATCCTGCCGACATTGGTGcacggatcgtgagaggagcgttTAGGAGAGCAAGGGCTTTTAGGGAGATGCAATCCTTTTGATGTCCTATACGAAAGGTACAGAATGACTTTCAAGCGatattaagttagtttaatattcagcattcatttgacattaaaTGTATAAACCTATTAGGTGCTtcaactatttgagtgaatgataTCAAACCAAGTGTTTGAcaaatagaataataaaaatagaataataataattaggcttcaaagttgtgtaaaaatctgcctgAATCagcgctgaagccccgccccctatcaagtgtcacctgtcaatcaaagtcaccacctctaccagaaacatggacgcgtctgagagctttctgctgctaactcagctgctagctcggcagctaactcggctgctagcttggcagctGACTCGGCTGCTGGCTCAGTGGTTAACATTGAAAACAGTAGGTCCAGGAGAGGAACTGGTCATCCCGACATCCCCACCTCCACCTTTGAAGGGGTGTTCTATGTCTATATCGATATCTCAAGTCTAAATTTGATAACTGGCTGACATTGAACCAGGCAGCCACAGCCCTAGTCCCATCTGACTAGATTTGGGGATGAACCTAGGCAATGTGGAGACGCTGCCCTACATGTCCACTGGCCTACTGACAGAGTCTGGGACTCTTAGGCAAGTCCTCCCTTATCCACTTCTATCACCAGACATGAAGGTTTCACTCACAATCCAACTTTCACCATTAATAAAGCAAAGCAATGTGCAATGAGTCTTTTTTACCTTTTGCTCTACAGACAAAGTTTAAAGAAGCAATTCTGCAACAGGAAGTAT contains:
- the LOC128378502 gene encoding zinc-binding protein A33-like, translating into MVRKRDLLKTLEGLRDEEFEDFKCLLKYESLAGHQSIKASQLKNAERRETVDLMVKTYQLPGAVEVTKKLLKTINRNDLLQSLSDISSGPEEQQAAKPRVCAGTKLKACLVFLGILVFLVILVCRVFIPLLASKDGTVISVHHPSPYNETTTVAQLEETLSTKMKKLIEAELKRVKHYAVNVTLDPDTAHPNLILSADGKQVNYGDVKKNLPDNPKRFTRYLIVLGKQSLSSGRFYFEVQVKEKTKWDLGVARESINRKGNTTLSPQDGFWTIWLRNGNEYKALAGPSVCLSLKSQPQKVGVFVDYEEGLVSFYDVDAAALIYSFTGCSFTEKLYPYFSPSNNDGGKNSAPLIICPVNQTA